One Streptomyces sp. NBC_01217 genomic region harbors:
- a CDS encoding VOC family protein encodes MSSIKQFQVTFDCAGPERVARFWCEVLGYVIPPPPEGFATWDDFNRTLPPAEQDSWFACSDPSGVGPRLYFQRVPEGKAVKNRVHLDVRVGTGLVGEERLAILEAECARLVALGATHVQTLYADEENESCIPMLDIEGNEFCID; translated from the coding sequence ATGTCATCGATCAAGCAGTTCCAAGTCACCTTTGACTGCGCAGGACCTGAGCGCGTCGCTCGTTTCTGGTGCGAGGTGTTGGGGTACGTCATACCGCCGCCACCGGAGGGGTTCGCCACCTGGGACGACTTCAACCGCACCCTGCCTCCTGCGGAGCAGGATTCATGGTTCGCCTGCAGCGATCCCTCAGGCGTGGGCCCGCGCCTGTACTTCCAGCGCGTCCCCGAAGGCAAGGCCGTCAAGAATCGGGTGCATCTCGACGTCCGGGTCGGCACCGGGCTCGTGGGGGAGGAGCGCCTCGCCATACTCGAAGCCGAGTGCGCACGACTGGTCGCGCTCGGCGCCACCCACGTGCAAACGCTGTATGCCGATGAGGAAAACGAGTCGTGCATCCCAATGCTGGACATCGAGGGCAACGAATTCTGTATCGACTGA
- a CDS encoding DUF7660 family protein gives MQPGLAAWMNDSEGWYRNFDKEPPAAGDWTFLARALQAATVYE, from the coding sequence CTGCAACCGGGGCTCGCCGCGTGGATGAACGACTCGGAGGGTTGGTATCGAAACTTCGATAAGGAGCCACCTGCTGCGGGTGACTGGACGTTCCTCGCCCGAGCTCTTCAAGCGGCGACGGTCTACGAATGA
- a CDS encoding ArsR/SmtB family transcription factor produces MSRDRDFTRAGKALAAPARSVFLNLLMDGTGRPAGELAQGAGVSASTASEHLAVLVDAGLVTCEARGRCRYYSLAGPQVATALEALGVLADPAPVSGYRRSRQMQNLAAARFCYDHIAGRLGIALTDAWTHQGWLADRESLTLTDAGADGLRGIGVDVDGAIRARRATTRACLDWTERRAHLAGALGAVVGRRFLKAGWVVRHRSGRGLNVTESGHDLICGIWGIDLADKARPER; encoded by the coding sequence ATGAGCAGGGACCGGGACTTCACGAGAGCGGGCAAGGCGCTTGCCGCCCCCGCGCGCTCGGTGTTCCTGAACCTGCTCATGGACGGCACCGGACGGCCGGCCGGTGAACTGGCCCAGGGGGCCGGGGTGAGCGCCTCGACCGCGTCGGAGCACTTGGCGGTGCTCGTCGATGCGGGTCTGGTGACGTGCGAGGCGCGCGGGCGGTGCCGCTACTACTCGCTCGCCGGCCCGCAGGTCGCCACCGCTCTGGAAGCGCTCGGCGTCCTGGCCGACCCGGCGCCCGTCTCGGGGTATCGACGAAGCCGTCAGATGCAGAACCTGGCCGCGGCGCGGTTCTGCTACGACCACATCGCCGGGCGGCTCGGCATCGCGCTGACGGATGCCTGGACACACCAGGGATGGCTGGCGGACCGCGAGTCGCTCACCCTCACCGACGCCGGCGCTGACGGGCTGCGTGGCATCGGTGTGGATGTCGACGGCGCGATCCGGGCCCGCCGCGCCACCACTCGGGCGTGCCTGGACTGGACCGAACGACGAGCGCACCTTGCCGGTGCCCTGGGTGCTGTAGTCGGCAGACGGTTCCTCAAGGCCGGGTGGGTGGTGCGGCACCGCTCGGGGCGGGGCCTGAACGTCACCGAGAGCGGCCACGATCTCATTTGCGGAATCTGGGGAATCGACCTGGCCGACAAGGCCAGACCGGAACGGTGA
- a CDS encoding OsmC family protein encodes MNTHAYHTRLHWDGSTAVGIRAYSRDHTAVTTPATTQVDLSADPAFRGNPDRLNPEQLIVMAASSCQMLSFLGAAARAGVDVLAYDDEATSHLDQTAKPARLATIHLHVTVKVPAGTDETQIQEIAVRAHHECYVANSLSVPVKVSTTVVAS; translated from the coding sequence ATGAACACGCACGCCTACCACACCCGTCTGCACTGGGACGGCTCCACCGCCGTCGGGATCCGCGCCTACTCGCGCGACCACACCGCCGTCACCACGCCGGCCACCACGCAGGTCGACCTGAGCGCGGACCCGGCCTTCCGCGGCAACCCCGACCGACTCAACCCCGAACAACTCATCGTCATGGCCGCCTCGTCCTGCCAGATGCTGTCCTTCCTCGGCGCCGCAGCCCGCGCCGGGGTGGACGTGCTTGCCTACGACGACGAGGCGACGAGCCACCTCGACCAAACCGCCAAACCCGCCCGCCTGGCCACGATCCACCTGCACGTGACCGTCAAGGTCCCCGCCGGGACCGACGAGACCCAGATCCAAGAGATCGCCGTGCGGGCCCACCACGAGTGCTACGTCGCCAACAGCCTGTCAGTCCCGGTCAAGGTCTCCACCACCGTGGTGGCCTCGTGA
- a CDS encoding ACT domain-containing protein codes for MTAHLQDLEVHLPNRPGALADLGQALGSNGVSLEGGGVFTHDGHAVAHYLVDDGPAALTAVNAVGLGPAVVRDVTMTRLNQETPGQLGALARMLGDAGVNVLIQYSDHAGNLVLLVSDEHTAMCRDVIERWEQG; via the coding sequence GTGACCGCCCACCTGCAAGACCTTGAGGTCCACTTGCCGAACCGGCCCGGCGCGCTGGCCGACCTCGGCCAGGCGCTCGGCAGCAACGGGGTGAGCCTGGAAGGCGGTGGTGTGTTCACCCACGACGGGCATGCCGTCGCGCACTACCTCGTCGACGACGGCCCCGCCGCCCTGACCGCTGTCAACGCCGTGGGACTCGGCCCCGCCGTCGTGCGCGACGTCACCATGACCCGGCTGAACCAGGAGACACCCGGACAGCTCGGCGCGCTTGCCCGCATGCTCGGCGACGCCGGTGTCAACGTCCTGATCCAGTACAGCGATCACGCCGGCAACCTCGTCCTGCTCGTGTCGGACGAGCACACCGCCATGTGCCGCGACGTCATCGAACGATGGGAGCAGGGCTGA